The window aaaattgacttcATTTCTATTTCGCACCCTTCCCCAACTATTGAAAATTGAAGTTTTTACTACCCAGGGGAATTtcagttttttgaaaattatttacttatcataaattttgtttttctaaaaagtaAATAATATTGATGTAATGAACGCTTATCATCTTGTCTTAAAACACTAGCTATTGCTTTAAGAATGTTATGTTTTAACCATTTAGGATGTTCACTATTTTGAGAGAGTTCAAATGTactattaaatataaaaaaaattgtgccttGTAGCTTTGAAATGTACCTGTTTGCCTCacttaaaatgttgttttgatgATATGATTGTAAAATTAAGTCTTCGACTCTGCAAAAATGCACAAAAAGCAAAAGATCTCATTTTGGCAAGTTTTTTATTGGTATGGTTATTctcaaaatgtaaatttttcaGACTTTGAACACAATGTTAGCATAAAGTTGATGACTCCATGGAATGAAATTTACATTCAACTGGACTCAAAAGAGTACCAAATGATGAAATCGTACACCGTAGAATCAGTAAgtttaatttgttttgtgtGAAGATTACTTCGATGTAATTTTATCATGCTGAGAATATATAGTGTTGCAATTGTAAAAGTCTCAACGTGGTCGTAAAGGCGATGTAACGTTCTCTTTACAATGAAAATATACCGTTAATTGTGACCAGTTCGCTTTTTAATTTGCCACAAAGAAGATTCGCAACCACAAACGATGTCGCAACTATcatgaacaaaaatatttataaatgattacaaaatggaaaaaaaaaaaagatttttgatcCTCCAAAATTCTACTTTGCTTGCTACATTCGATCAGCCATGTACTTCTGTCTATCTAGTCCTTGTCTAATTCAGAAACAAAGTTCACCACAAAAGCCACTccatttttttagattgcagaCTTATACTTAAATTTTGATGGTTTTAAAAGCACCACACTCCTGAGATTTAGGTAAATACCCCAATTTAAACGTTTTATTTGATAGTATACATGAAACCTTGACGTCTTGTTATTGTTTTAGATTTTGCGCGCCACTTTTCTCGTTCCCTTTTATCCTTATGATTTATCTTTTAGACAAGGAAGCGTCATCGCTGATTTGAACCTAAAGTTTGCAGCTGGTACTACGAACGCGTTAGAAAGATTAAAGCAAGCCGTACTTAGAGGCCAGTGCTCTCAGTTGCAAGTCGATACAGATTTTTTTAGTTACCAGCCCGCTGTTGGTGAGTTGGGGTGTATTCTTGTTGGTTTTACAGGTGGCTAGTAGCGTAAATAGTGAGTTAATGTAAGTTAGAATGCTTTGATGTAAGGTACTCATtgtgaatcttattattttgttatttagcATCAAAGACAAACGATGTAAGAATTGAAACGGAAGCTTTGTGCTTAAATGCGAACAACCATAGTATTTCTGGTTCCTTAACGCGTTCGGATAGAATGGAGTCCGGCTATGGTAGTCAATATTTTGATCCATCAGCTGTAGCTGAAAAACTGCAAAATCCGAAAGTACGCGATTCTTCTCAGAAGTCAACTGATTCCATCGAGTCGGGAACGTCCGAGATTGGCACCTCACATTCTATTTCTCCGAAAAGTTGTTCCTCCACTAACGTTTCTGTGCATAGCAATGTCGACGAGGAGCCTCCGAAACGGGAGAAGGTGACTCCTTTAAGTTTCATCCAAAGCATTGTGAAGAAGAAGACTCGTggttcaaaaacaaaacaacatgcGACAATAGGTCAGTTGAGTAAAATATCACGTACTTGGTGTTTACGACGTGCCATTCTTTTTTTCACTTCTATTTTTTCTCTTGCAGGTATTCCACACATTGCTTTATTTGATTTTGATCCGCAAGACTTTCGCGAATTAGCGCTTCATCAATCAGACCTTGTAACGGTGACTATCACGGACGAAGGTGGTTGGGTAAAAGCTACCAATGCTGCTGGCAAAGAAGGATGGGTGCCACAAAACTTTGTTGCCCCTTTTGACCCTAAGCAATACGCAGAAACTAAAAATGCTGTTGATGTAAGTTCGAAATATTTTCCCGCGTTTGGTCTTTTTTATAGTACCAGTAGGATTTGAtttaattgtgtttttttagtCCATTATGTTCCTGGATGGAATAATCGAGTCTATAGATACTAGTTCAGAAGATCACCATATTGGAAAGCAAAACAGAAATAGTCACATGGACGACCAAAAGTCCGACGCGTCCGACAAATCACACGATTCACCAACCGATGAAATCGATATATCCGGATTGTTTATCGCCATTTTCCCGAATGATCCTGTTGAAAGAAACGAGCTACGCCTACAAGTTGGTGATTTAGTCGATGTTCTAAAAACGTCGGAGACAGGCTGGTGGAAAGGACGGTGTCTGAGTACGCACGAAGATGGCTGGTTTCCCTCTTCTTACGTCCAGGTATGTACAGGGTGTTTCATTCACACTTTACATAATGTAGtgtagtgtttttttttgccGTTTTTTTTTTCCGACCACGCAGGTGACCTCttaaaaaaatgtgcaaaattCTTGTAAACTCTTTGTGCAAGCTTCCTAAATAATGTTAGTTTTTGCCATATCTTACTTATTTTAGCCGCAGACATCTAATCTGGACTTCCACAAGTATCTTCAAGATGAACTCGACGACAAAGGCACGGTTTCAGATAGTGAAGTTCACACGAGAATGTTATCTGCAGTAAAGAAGAGCAGAGAAGATGAGAACGGATACAGTAGTGATACGTTCCCTGAAAGCGATGCAAGATCTAAGGTAACTTGTGATGTCCACCGGTGTATTTCGTTGAAACCTTTATGGAATGTTCTGTGACGTGGTATTGTGACGTACATGTGTTCTGACGTACCTGTGTTATGACTTTTTCTCATTTAACtctgtttttttacttttacaggGAAACTCTGCATCAAGAATTAATGTGGTCTCCAGAGCGATGCTGAATTCTCTCGGTACACGTTGCTAGTATTTTTATTCCCCTTAAAATATCTCTGTTGGGTTTGAGTGTagcatttttatctttaaatgGAAAAAGTGTTTCTAAACGTAACAGGAAGTTTACGCGATTTACATAAAGTTGTGTATTCTTGTGTGGTTGTAATTTAGATGCAAAGTTTGCTGAAAACCTATCTGATGGAGATGATTCTCGTTACGAGCAGTCGTCATTGGAACCGGTAGTAAGCAATCGTCAAGAAGAAGACACCGACAACGAAGGATCTCATCATGAGTCTGGTCTGACCGATCCACCCTCCAAGCCTGTTCCGCCCAAACCCAGAAAACGACACATGCTGCATACATACCGTAACTTGGCGGCAGAAGGAAAATTGGGTTCTACTGACAGTTTAGTGACGCGTTCCACTGAGTGTTTAGCCTCAATCGATGCCGTTGGGAGATCTCACCACAGAAAAGATCGAAGGAATTCTGAAGAAATTAACACGGATGATGTAGCACTTCGAGGTTCGCGATTTGATACTATGAAACCAATAGATAGACTTCGACCCAGATCCTTCCAAGAAACACCTAAATCAAATTTCTTTTATCTTGCAAATCGTTACGCATCTTGTATGAAGCCTGCGTGGTCCTTACCAACTCTTGTCGGTGAccaagttaaattaagtcctgaTGACGAACGGCCTTACCTTGTTCCTATTCCACGAAAGTCAAGGAAAAAGTCCTCATTAGCGGCTGTCGTGGTGCCAAAAGATGACTTAGGCGTGGTGGAAAAAGAGCAGAGCGTATCGTTGCCAAACTCACCTCTTAAAAAGACTGAGGAATCATGCGCTAGTAAAAAGACTGAGGAATCATGCGCTAGTGAAGATTTGGGAATAAATGTCGATGTCAATATTTCAGCAATCTCGTTCCCTCGTCATCGTTTGAGTAGTATGGATTCAACTCGTAACGTACAGACTAAATCACCATCTACGATAGATAAGCACATTTTTCATTCTTCAGACAGTGTGACACCTTTAGTATCCTCAAAGCCAGCTATTTCACCTAAACCTTCAATACCTCCAAAGCCGTCAGTTGTCAGAGCAAAGTTGATTGGGGCTCACGAAGTACAAAAGCCATCACTGATTGGTGAAAAACCGACAGTTCCTGTACGAACCACCTCTAAGAACATATTTACGAAAGCTTTTATTAACGAACAACTTAGCAAAAGTCATGAGAACTTAAACTCGTCGAAATTAAACGAACATATACATAGCAGGCCTCCTCATAGTAATTCTCGAAGTCGGAATAATCATCGTCTTTTTGCAGTAGCCAGTTTTGAATCGATAAACGAGGAGAGCGAGCAAAACTCCTTTCAAATAACGACCGAGGACAacagaaaaaactttaaaaatgatcACAGGCGTTACCACTCGGAGCCACACGAAGGCAGTTACAATATTAACACTAACGAGGCTATCAAAGAACACTTGAACTCCGAGCCCGCTCGAGAAAGTCGAACAGTAGccagtaaaaataatttgaactcTAAGCTCGCTCGAGAAAATCACTCATTGGCCAGTGAAAATCACAACACCGATTCCTCTACTTCTTCCGAAAGTTTTCGTATGGCTTTGCCTAACAACGAGCGCGTCAAAAACTCCTTATCAGAGGACAAACATGTAACTAAAAGAGAAGTGTTAAATGAACAAGCTTTGAGAAAGCACGATCGATTGACTGCTAGTAGTAGGACGTCCTCAATGCAAAGTTTATCGTCCATAGCATCATCTCGCTCCACCGCCTCCTCGAAACACGAACAAATGAATTTAAGAATTGCTATCATGAACGTCTACGGCCAAGGGTCTAACGATCTATCCTTCAAAGCCGGCGCTATCTTGTACGAACTTCGTCCTCGTAATAAGGAAGGGTTTTGTTTCGGATTGCTAGAAGATTCTAAACAGGGCTTTTACCCCGCAGAAGCAGTGCAAATATTCCACGAAGTATAGCCGCAAACCAACATTGTGGATTctgtatagagatttttaaaaaagaaatgtaagCATATGATTTcatggttttaaaatttattttttttctagcgCAAATTACtttataaaactaaaaatgGCTAATCAAAAGTGATGGTACAAAGTTATCTTCCAGTTATTGTTCATATTTATCATCTATTTATACAATTGATGAGTGGTGTGTTTTTCGTATGGAGGGAGAAAATGTTATCGTTTAATTATTTTGCCGTATGCTACCAATTCGGTATATTCTTTAGGTGTGCTGGCTAACATTTTAAAGAGGTTTCGTACGGCGATTCTTTAATACGAAACGATTTTTCATTGCTTATCTTCATCGTAcacctattttttttaaaaaaaattccacgcctgttgattttttaaaattttcttaggAGACAGGAAAGctagtttgttttttttatcattttttaatttctgttcGCAAGATTTTGTGAAAAGTTCAATACTAAAATTGGATACGACtgtaaatttttacaaaatatattttagtaaaTTATTGTACATACGCATTTTATATAAAAGgtcaattttcaattttgacTTGATGATTCAAAAATCGTCCTCTGTGCCCGGGTGTCTGCCGGATCTCGAGGTCAGAACAAGGAACTCTGATAACTTCGAATATCCATTATTCTCTGCAACAAAACCTCAAGATAAGAACActactaaaactttcttaattTACTTTTGGTACTCAAAATAGCAATTTGTACAATTTGTGACAAGGAAATGGATTTCGTGTAAGCCCCGTTAGGTGTTGGCAGAATAAAGCCCCCGTTGGGTGTTGGCAGGAAAACAAGCTAGGGTCACAGGTCAAACAATCAACTTTTTTATACGTCAATGAAACTCATAAAGTACTGGGAACAAAAACACTGAACTGAGACTCAAGTTTTGAAATGTCTAATGTATATGTTATTACTCAATCTTGTTAAATCCTGCTAAATTTTCTTCTCCGTGAGATTTACTCCATCCTCACCCTCCTTGTAGGAAATATACTTTTAGGTATCAAAAGTGCGTGCATAAAGTTTTAAACTGTGTGGTTTTCAAGGCTGTTCTTTCTTAtaaccaacctcgtccctagggatTTTCGGCGCATGTTACTGTGCCGGAAACCTTGTCTTCTTTTAAGTAAGTTGGAAGTGAATTGGTTTCGTTAAAGGCGTAAAATAACCTTGGGGTGTGGAAAGAGGCTAAGCATATGAAAGCCTAACTTCGCATTTCTGCATGCCTATActgtaataataaataaataaaacacgcatatatttgatattttattaaacaaaaacaactgtATAACGGTACTTGCTTATTTCcgaccaaaatttttaaactagtTAGAAAAGGAAATGACAGAATTTTATGATCAATGATTAAACAGATGCTTTGTTGTTTAGCTGTCGGGATATTACCATGTTTCATTAGTGAATATTCTTACTTTCATCCAAAAAGTGTCCGGGATTGATTTTGGAGAGTATGAGGCGCTAACAACACACTTAAATGAGCATGCtcacaaaattgttttattttagaatattacGTCATTACAGGGAGGTAATTAAGAGAAAGAGACGAGACAGCAGAAAAAACAACGGATGAGTTAATCAACATAACGAGATCATCATGTGAAAGTTCGCACTCGATGTCAATGACACAAAAATTGACTTTCCGACAAAAAGAAACACAATACTAACACGTAACAAAAAATCTTTAGGCGAAATCTAACCTTTTATGGGTTTTTAATGTCCTATGAACGTTTTAACTTTTTCTCCTGGGTTTAATTACACTGGGAATGTGCACCTCGTGCCACACGTATTTGCACCTCGTGCCACACGTATGTGCACCTCGTGCCACACGTAACACTTTAAACTGTATAATTTTTGCCATGGCATAAAGTAATAAAGTGTGACTAATGAAAATACTTGATTCGTCACCACCATCATTCGACTAAATGGGAACGAGTTTGCTTTTCCACTACCATTCCTGTATTTGGAACATCATATAAGTCAAAGAAATTCAAATCTTTTTTTGCGTGTTAAAAGAAAGTATGTAGATGTCTATAAATTCAATTCTTCACATCTAATTTTTCTGTTGTAATCTTTCATAAAACCAATAGCTTTATTTTATGATTACTGTAAATCTGTCTATCTTTGTTACTTCTTATCTTAGGgtcgatataaaaaaaatgttaagccaGGAAAAGATTTCTTTGACGATAAAACAACTATTTCTGATCTTTCCTAAAATTAGAATGATCCAGATATGCATGTTCCGCGTGGTTTTATTAAAGCCTTTTCCTCACTTCGCGAAGTGTGAATGTCTTGGCCTTACTTAGTTTTAGTCGGGGCGCTGAGTTAATTTATTTTGGGAAATTTAGGAGAACTTCTGATATTCACACGGCACAATCGTATatataaaagcatttaaaaaacatttactggCCTTCTTGAATTTTCTTGCTTGTCCTATTTTTAGAAATGACGTCACAGCATAAAAAAGCTAACAGCCACAACTATAAAACCCCACAGAAAACATATTGCCGTGAGCATTTTTTGTCgaaatgtaaaacaaaatggGACTCAATAACGCCGAAGTTACTTTCGGCTCCGTAATTATGATATTAATGCGCATAAATCTTGTCACCAAACCTCTGTATGAGAAAATATCGAATATTTGACAGGAAATACACTAACTAATTTATTATCTAACATATACTTAAAAACCAAGAATATTAATGTtaatctgaaaataaagtttcttcATCTTCTGTGTCATCCTCACTTTCGTCATCAGAACTATCGTCTTCAACATCATTTTCGAGAATTATCTCGTCGTTGTCTGATCCTTGATCAACACAGTTACAGGAGCATAAATCTGTGCAAGGCAAATCGTACGAGCTACAAACACAAGTTTCTTTGGCGCAAGATGATGACTTACGGCAAGAACAAGAAACCATTTCCAATAGAGCATCTGGTGCAGGTCGTCTTAATAGCCAAATGATCTCTAGTTTCTCACCGTTGACATTCCATCCATGTCCATTTGGGCTTGGTAGGTTTGGATTTGCAACCAAAGAATTTCGAACTATCGCTGTGATATATGAAACTCTTTTACAATGATTTAGTAGTGCATCTCGAGTTGGAGGAAGCTGTTGCGGCTCAGGTGTAGGTTTACACGAACAGAACTTTTTGTAGCGTGCGTCATCTGTGTTAGTTGCACTGACTCCATATAATTTGCAAACAAATTGCTCAATGTGTGGAAAGAGGTCAACATCAAATGTCGCAGATTTACCTAGCTTGGCAAAcacattttgaaatatttcgTTAGCTTTCAATAAGTTGTATGGCTTCACTTTCCCTATGCCGTGAAATGCACTTGTGAAGTCATTACCTGTAAAAGCATGGAAAGCTGGAAGAGCCTCTGCAATTGCGGGACCAACAGCATCTCGAATTTTGGTCACACTTAAGATTCGTTTCCGTCCACCCGAACCGATCTGTAGATAAATGTTGAttccaattttattttcaaaatgtacAGCATATATGACAATGTCACTGTCCACGGTTACGATGCATGCATTATCAACGCCAGTCACGCTTGCGTGGTTGCAACAGAGAAATACCTTGGTGTCTGCCTCTTCTTGGTGGTTTTCTAAGGACGATTCTTCTTCACAACATACACGACCGTTGACgacatatattttgaaaaattttgacaAACAATTGAAGTAAATTTCACGACGATCTAGTAGACCTACAAATCGACTTTCATTGGACCAGTCGTTTAATAAAAACTGagtgatttcttttttgttttcgtcGTTGCGCATGTACTTCTTCAACTGAGATGGCTTCTTTTGATCTCTTCGTTCGATGCGTACTCGGAGTGTTCCATCTGCGGTACGTCTGCTTCTCTCATAGCCTTTCACAGAATTCTGGAAGTACTGGTCAGTAACGAAGTAGATGATTTGAGACTTACACCGCAAGATTCTCTTTAAAAGAAACTCTGATATATCCCCGAATGTGAGGAGTGGAATACCATCCAATTGCTGCAGCAAAACCATTCCATCAAAAATCGTACAACAATTCGTGGGTAAGGATTCTTCTGGGTCAATACCCTCTTCTATTTTCGCCAACAACTTAGACTTGACTGTTTTCACAAGCCCCCCATCTGGAAGAGCAAGAGCCCAAGGAATTGGACTCAAAGGGTAACTCAAGACTTCCTTCATCGAAATATTATTGCGGTTTTGTGCAATGATTAACAACTTTGCAAACACACTTCGTTCTGCAGCGATCGTAATGTTCTTCTCTTTTACCTTACACACCTTCTTCACTGCGACATCCTTAAACGTTTTgagacggttttttttaattcgatcaTAGAAGGAAATTTCATTTGACTTGATTCTTTTTTCAACAAATTCTTCCATCTCTTTTTTTCCAACAGAATGGGCTTCCAGTAAGTTTTTCTCGACGACTGTGGTAGCTTCCACACCAGAACAAATTTGAACAAGGCTGTCTCGGCTGTTAAATGGGCTTCCCCAAGAGACCAAAGTGTCGTAGCATCTCTGAACAGAAGCTTCGTCGAATTCCATTCTGGATTTACCTAATTCTTTGGGATGtgacattttttgtttgattgtcAGCATGTCTTCGAGGATACTTATACATTTTGCAATAGTGTGGCTAGTAAATACCCATCTTTGTATAGTCCCAGGAGAAGTGCTGTATCCAGTTATTCCACCATGACATTTTTGTTCTCTGTTAATGGTTTGCTCTATGCATTGGTCACTGGGAACTTTATTGAATTTTCCAGGAGATCTTCTAACCGCAAAATTTCCGTTACTAAagagttttaataaattttctcaAAAAGCTACATGTTTAAACTACAAGTCGCCAACGCATTACGAAATATCAGACTTACGTGAATTCCTCACATATTCCGGGATGTGTTTCTGGCAAGCGCAGCATCTCCATGACATAGAATGTACAATAGCGGGAATAATTGGGACGGTCGTATGCAAAAAACCATGGCAGCATTTGGCGTGTTGCGTCTAGGTGCAATTCCCAGTTACCAATTTTTAAACCTCGTATAAATCCAAACAACACGTCCATCATCTTTATGAAAGACAACCAATACAATGCTGTTTTACCTGCTTGTTTAATATCACGTTCGTACTCTTCCATCAGTTCAAACAGACCTTCAAGGCCAGTCACATCTTGGAAAGATTGAAATGAAACCTGAACAGTAAAAGGAATAATCATCTGAAAACATGCTGCtctaaaaagtcaaaaaaggCCCAAAGAAACAAAAGAAGCTAAATATTTGTACCTCTTTTAAGCAAGTTTGGAACTCCTCCGTTAAAATGTAGTCATTGAGATTTTTACCATGCTGTACTAACCAGTGTTCAAAATGTTCAATTTTTAAGCGATAAAGCGCTTCATAAACGTACTTCAACGTGCGTATGGCATGGTTGTAATG is drawn from Hydractinia symbiolongicarpus strain clone_291-10 chromosome 8, HSymV2.1, whole genome shotgun sequence and contains these coding sequences:
- the LOC130654339 gene encoding uncharacterized protein LOC130654339 isoform X1, whose amino-acid sequence is MNPTSSHNYKQDFPSSVLTKMPMYKSKPTNSPPPKRNGDSGDSNSTHIIIASTVCGVLFLVILLLLLLYCYKRRRDNQSHRNIGNKSNFHGVAKADQYKPPSPNVYSGFVYENEALQSSQVIEPGENDRNLRKPDQFTAKQEQTVVPSQDFEHNVSIKLMTPWNEIYIQLDSKEYQMMKSYTVESIADLYLNFDGFKSTTLLRFRQGSVIADLNLKFAAGTTNALERLKQAVLRGQCSQLQVDTDFFSYQPAVASKTNDVRIETEALCLNANNHSISGSLTRSDRMESGYGSQYFDPSAVAEKLQNPKVRDSSQKSTDSIESGTSEIGTSHSISPKSCSSTNVSVHSNVDEEPPKREKVTPLSFIQSIVKKKTRGSKTKQHATIGQLSKISRTWCLRRAILFFTSIFSLAGIPHIALFDFDPQDFRELALHQSDLVTVTITDEGGWVKATNAAGKEGWVPQNFVAPFDPKQYAETKNAVDSIMFLDGIIESIDTSSEDHHIGKQNRNSHMDDQKSDASDKSHDSPTDEIDISGLFIAIFPNDPVERNELRLQVGDLVDVLKTSETGWWKGRCLSTHEDGWFPSSYVQPQTSNLDFHKYLQDELDDKGTVSDSEVHTRMLSAVKKSREDENGYSSDTFPESDARSKGNSASRINVVSRAMLNSLDAKFAENLSDGDDSRYEQSSLEPVVSNRQEEDTDNEGSHHESGLTDPPSKPVPPKPRKRHMLHTYRNLAAEGKLGSTDSLVTRSTECLASIDAVGRSHHRKDRRNSEEINTDDVALRGSRFDTMKPIDRLRPRSFQETPKSNFFYLANRYASCMKPAWSLPTLVGDQVKLSPDDERPYLVPIPRKSRKKSSLAAVVVPKDDLGVVEKEQSVSLPNSPLKKTEESCASKKTEESCASEDLGINVDVNISAISFPRHRLSSMDSTRNVQTKSPSTIDKHIFHSSDSVTPLVSSKPAISPKPSIPPKPSVVRAKLIGAHEVQKPSLIGEKPTVPVRTTSKNIFTKAFINEQLSKSHENLNSSKLNEHIHSRPPHSNSRSRNNHRLFAVASFESINEESEQNSFQITTEDNRKNFKNDHRRYHSEPHEGSYNINTNEAIKEHLNSEPARESRTVASKNNLNSKLARENHSLASENHNTDSSTSSESFRMALPNNERVKNSLSEDKHVTKREVLNEQALRKHDRLTASSRTSSMQSLSSIASSRSTASSKHEQMNLRIAIMNVYGQGSNDLSFKAGAILYELRPRNKEGFCFGLLEDSKQGFYPAEAVQIFHEV
- the LOC130654339 gene encoding uncharacterized protein LOC130654339 isoform X2, which produces MNPTSSHNYKQDFPSSVLTKMPMYKSKPTNSPPPKRNGDSGDSNSTHIIIASTVCGVLFLVILLLLLLYCYKRRRDNQSHRNIGNKSNFHGVAKADQYKPPSPNVYSGFVYENEALQSSQVIEPGENDRNLRKPDQFTAKQEQTVVPSQDFEHNVSIKLMTPWNEIYIQLDSKEYQMMKSYTVESIADLYLNFDGFKSTTLLRFRQGSVIADLNLKFAAGTTNALERLKQAVLRGQCSQLQVDTDFFSYQPAVASKTNDVRIETEALCLNANNHSISGSLTRSDRMESGYGSQYFDPSAVAEKLQNPKVRDSSQKSTDSIESGTSEIGTSHSISPKSCSSTNVSVHSNVDEEPPKREKVTPLSFIQSIVKKKTRGSKTKQHATIGIPHIALFDFDPQDFRELALHQSDLVTVTITDEGGWVKATNAAGKEGWVPQNFVAPFDPKQYAETKNAVDSIMFLDGIIESIDTSSEDHHIGKQNRNSHMDDQKSDASDKSHDSPTDEIDISGLFIAIFPNDPVERNELRLQVGDLVDVLKTSETGWWKGRCLSTHEDGWFPSSYVQPQTSNLDFHKYLQDELDDKGTVSDSEVHTRMLSAVKKSREDENGYSSDTFPESDARSKGNSASRINVVSRAMLNSLDAKFAENLSDGDDSRYEQSSLEPVVSNRQEEDTDNEGSHHESGLTDPPSKPVPPKPRKRHMLHTYRNLAAEGKLGSTDSLVTRSTECLASIDAVGRSHHRKDRRNSEEINTDDVALRGSRFDTMKPIDRLRPRSFQETPKSNFFYLANRYASCMKPAWSLPTLVGDQVKLSPDDERPYLVPIPRKSRKKSSLAAVVVPKDDLGVVEKEQSVSLPNSPLKKTEESCASKKTEESCASEDLGINVDVNISAISFPRHRLSSMDSTRNVQTKSPSTIDKHIFHSSDSVTPLVSSKPAISPKPSIPPKPSVVRAKLIGAHEVQKPSLIGEKPTVPVRTTSKNIFTKAFINEQLSKSHENLNSSKLNEHIHSRPPHSNSRSRNNHRLFAVASFESINEESEQNSFQITTEDNRKNFKNDHRRYHSEPHEGSYNINTNEAIKEHLNSEPARESRTVASKNNLNSKLARENHSLASENHNTDSSTSSESFRMALPNNERVKNSLSEDKHVTKREVLNEQALRKHDRLTASSRTSSMQSLSSIASSRSTASSKHEQMNLRIAIMNVYGQGSNDLSFKAGAILYELRPRNKEGFCFGLLEDSKQGFYPAEAVQIFHEV
- the LOC130655456 gene encoding uncharacterized protein LOC130655456 — protein: MMDVLFGFIRGLKIGNWELHLDATRQMLPWFFAYDRPNYSRYCTFYVMEMLRLPETHPGICEEFTNGNFAVRRSPGKFNKVPSDQCIEQTINREQKCHGGITGYSTSPGTIQRWVFTSHTIAKCISILEDMLTIKQKMSHPKELGKSRMEFDEASVQRCYDTLVSWGSPFNSRDSLVQICSGVEATTVVEKNLLEAHSVGKKEMEEFVEKRIKSNEISFYDRIKKNRLKTFKDVAVKKVCKVKEKNITIAAERSVFAKLLIIAQNRNNISMKEVLSYPLSPIPWALALPDGGLVKTVKSKLLAKIEEGIDPEESLPTNCCTIFDGMVLLQQLDGIPLLTFGDISEFLLKRILRCKSQIIYFVTDQYFQNSVKGYERSRRTADGTLRVRIERRDQKKPSQLKKYMRNDENKKEITQFLLNDWSNESRFVGLLDRREIYFNCLSKFFKIYVVNGRVCCEEESSLENHQEEADTKVFLCCNHASVTGVDNACIVTVDSDIVIYAVHFENKIGINIYLQIGSGGRKRILSVTKIRDAVGPAIAEALPAFHAFTGNDFTSAFHGIGKVKPYNLLKANEIFQNVFAKLGKSATFDVDLFPHIEQFVCKLYGVSATNTDDARYKKFCSCKPTPEPQQLPPTRDALLNHCKRVSYITAIVRNSLVANPNLPSPNGHGWNVNGEKLEIIWLLRRPAPDALLEMVSCSCRKSSSCAKETCVCSSYDLPCTDLCSCNCVDQGSDNDEIILENDVEDDSSDDESEDDTEDEETLFSD